One region of Camelina sativa cultivar DH55 chromosome 6, Cs, whole genome shotgun sequence genomic DNA includes:
- the LOC104791846 gene encoding ultraviolet-B receptor UVR8-like, with amino-acid sequence MNGEGGKLETGGGPSAAAAPKKEEEEEDEKVVVAAGKRLVYMWGYLPGASPQRSPLMSPVEVKIPPTVGSSWKDVSGGGCGFAMATAESGKLITWGSTDDLGQSYVTSGKHGETPEPFPLPPEVRVQKAQAGWAHCVAVTENQEVYTWGWRECIPTGRVFGQVEGDSCERNISFSAEQVSPSSQGKKSSGGTSSQSEARGGGETTKKRRISQAKQAAENSSQSDNNELSALPCLVSLAPGVRIISAAAGGRHTLALSDIGQVWGWGYGGEGQLGLGSRVRLVSSPHPIPCIEPSSYGKGTVSGVYMSSEVQCGRVLGSYVKKIACGGRHSAVITDTGALLTFGWGLYGQCGQGSTDDELSPTCVSSLLGIRIEEVAAGLWHTICASSDGDVYSFGGNQFGQLGTGCDQAETLPKLLEAPNLEEVNVKTISCGARHTAVIADEGRVFCWGWNKYGQLGLGDVIDRNAPSEVRIKDCVPKNIACGWWHTLLLGQSSL; translated from the exons ATGAATGGCGAGGGGGGAAAACTGGAGACTGGTGGAGGACCTAGCGCCGCCGCAGCACCaaagaaggaagaggaggaggaggatgagaaaGTAGTAGTAGCAGCTGGTAAAAGACTAGTGTACATGTGGGGTTACTTACCCGGAGCTTCTCCGCAACGTTCTCCTCTGATGTCACCGGTCGAAGTCAAGATCCCGCCGACAGTTGGAAGCTCTTGGAAAGACGTCTCCGGCGGTGGTTGCGGTTTCGCAATGGCTACTGCAG AGTCAGGGAAGCTGATTACATGGGGTTCAACTGATGATCTAGGTCAAAGCTATGTGACATCTGGGAAGCACGGG GAAACTCCAGAGCCTTTTCCTCTTCCTCCAGAGGTTCGTGTACAGAAAGCTCAGGCTGGATGGGCTCATTGTGTTGCAGTCACAG AGAATCAAGAAGTTTATACATGGGGATGGAGGGAATGTATACCCACTGGGAGAGTGTTCGGTCAAGTAGAGGGAGATTCGTGTGAAAGAAACATATCGTTCTCAGCAGAGCAAG TGAGTCCAAGTTCTCAAGGGAAAAAGTCTAGTGGTGGAACGTCTTCTCAGAGTGAAGCTAGAGGTGGAGGGGAAACAACGAAGAAAAGGCGGATTTCACAAGCAAAGCAAGCTGCTGAGAACTCATCACAGTCTGATAACAACGAGCTCTCGGCATTGCCTTGTCTTGTATCGTTGGCGCCAGGAGTTAGGATTATAAGTGCTGCTGCTGGTGGACGTCATACTTTAGCATTATCAG ATATTGGACAAGTTTGGGGTTGGGGTTATGGAGGAGAAGGACAGCTTGGATTGGGCTCCCGTGTGCGTCTAGTCTCCTCTCCTCATCCTATTCCATGCAttgagccttcttcttatgGAAAAGGCACCGTTTCTGGTGTTTACATGAGTTCAGAAGTGCAATGCGGTCGAGTTCTTGGaagttatgtaaaaaaaattgcatgtgGAGGGCGACACAGTGCTGTGATTACAG ATACTGGAGCGCTCCTTACATTTGGTTGGGGGCTTTATGGACAG TGTGGCCAAGGAAGTACAGATGATGAATTGAGTCCAACATGTGTGTCGTCTTTGTTGGGAATCCGAATAGAAGAAGTGGCTGCAGGTCTATGGCACACGATATGCGCTTCATCTGATGGGGATGTGTATTCGTTTGGTGGAAATCAATTTGGACAGTTAGGTACTGGTTGTGATCAAGCTGAG ACTCTTCCAAAATTATTGGAGGCTCCAAATTTGGAAGAGGTAAACGTAAAAACCATCTCCTGCGGTGCTCGTCACACCGCTGTAATTGCAGATGAAGGGAGAGTATTCTGCTGGGGATGGAACAAATATGGGCAG TTGGGTCTAGGAGATGTGATTGACCGGAATGCTCCATCAGAGGTTAGAATCAAAGATTGTGTTCCCAAAAACATTGCATGCGGTTGGTGGCATACTCTGCTTCTAGGCCAGTCCTCTCTCTGA
- the LOC104791849 gene encoding uncharacterized protein At2g39795, mitochondrial, with protein sequence MGFALCIRRSASTLASVCGRVARAQAVSSVIVNRSSLVHKPSLFRPFVSSGFPYSTATERLKSDQTLLQVIDSEINNDSFKADDHDVEEDESTDVSSGFPFIIQDNPGHRTVTLTREHNEEKMKVEVSMPGLGMDENEDDMDDDEDGGGDGRHEKANETSIPLVVTVTKKSGLSLEFSCTAFPDEVVIDGLSVNRPEDSSSEEQLTYDGPDFQELDENMRKSFHKFLETRGINPSATDFLYEYMMEKDSREYQLWLKKLKNFVQE encoded by the exons ATGGGTTTCGCTTTGTGCATTCGCAGATCAGCTTCTACTTTGGCTTCCGTGTGCGGTCGTGTAGCTCGAGCTCAGGCCGTCTCCTCCGTCATCGTTAATCGCTCATCTCTTGTTCACAAGCCATCTCTGTTTCGTCCTTTCGTCTCTAGTGGCTTCCCTTATTCGACGGCCACTGAGCGATTAAAGTCCGATCAGACGCTTCTTCAAGTAATTGACTCCGAGATCAACAACGATTCTTTCAAAGCGGATGATCACGATGTG gaggaggatgagagTACAGATGTCTCTAGTGGCTTTCCTTTCATAATCCAAGATAATCCTGGACACAGGACTGTGACTTTGACTAGAGAGCACAATGAAGAGAAGATGAAAGTGGAAGTAAGCATGCCTGGTCTTGGCATggatgaaaatgaagatgatatggatgacgatgaagatggtggtggtgatggtcgTCATGAGAAAGCGAATGAAACAAGCATTCCACTAGTTGTCACTGTTACCAAGAAGAGTGGACTCAGCCTTGAGTTTAGCTGCACTGCTTTCCCTGATGAGGTTGTCATTGATGGTTTGTCTGTGAACCGTCCAGAGGATTCTTCTTCTGAAGAACAGTTGACTTATGATGGGCCAGATTTTCA GGAGTTGGATGAGAATATGCGCAAGTCGTTCCACAAGTTTCTAGAGACCAGAGGAATCAACCCAAGCGCAACGGATTTCTTGTATGAGTACATGATGGAGAAAGATAGCAGAGAGTACCAACTATGGTTGAAGAAGCTCAAAAACTTTGTCCAAGAATGA
- the LOC104791848 gene encoding uncharacterized protein LOC104791848 isoform X2, producing the protein MMGISKTEINFRRLLSAAPNQQNQSKLMHYVATLRELLEQLSEEKTPEGLPRVTKSKVNEYYEKIEAVASKIVSQVPDTEVSDEPFGKDSTSGSSPKLEDDPRSPTSPQLRRRIVPASSKDQSFDAADADSSKPVKLDTAAQAHIEKHRKLQEDLTDEMVGLARQLKERSQAISQSVQNTEKILDSTEEAIEQSLASTGHATTRATKIYSQSSKTSCFQWLLIFAMTCVFIMVVLLIRVT; encoded by the exons ATGATGGGGATAAGCAAAACGGAGATCAATTTCCGGAGATTGCTTTCGGCTGCACCTAATCAGCAAAATCAATCGAAGCTTATGCAT TATGTTGCTACATTGAGGGAACTGTTAGAACAACTCTCCGAAGAGAAGACCCCTGAAGGGCTTCCCAG AGTTACAAAGTCTAAGGTTAATGAGTACTATGAGAAGATTGAAGCTGTTGCTTCCAAGATAGTTTCTCAAGTG CCTGACACAGAGGTATCTGATGAACCCTTTGGAAAAGATTCGACTAGTGGCAGCTCACCGAAATTAGAAGATGATCCTCGAAGCCCCACTTCCCCACAGCTGAGAAGAAGAATCGT GCCTGCAAGTTCCAAGGACCAAAGTTTTGATGCTGCTGATGCTGATTCATCAAAACCAGTAAAACTAGACACCGCAGCTCAAGCGCACATTGAGAAGCATAG AAAGCTTCAAGAGGATCTAACTGATGAAATGGTGGGACTTGCAAGACAACTCAAGGAGAGAAGTCAAGCGATAAGCCAATCTGTGCAAAATACAGAGAAG ATACTTGACTCCACCGAGGAGGCCATTGAGCAAAGCTTAGCAAGCACAGGACACGCGACAACAAGAGCGACGAAGATATATTCACAAAGCTCAAAGACAAGTTGCTTCCAGTGGCTATTGATCTTCGCCATGACCTGTGTGTTCATAATGGTTGTCCTGTTGATCCGAGTCACATAG
- the LOC104791848 gene encoding uncharacterized protein LOC104791848 isoform X1, with translation MVRNLMMGISKTEINFRRLLSAAPNQQNQSKLMHYVATLRELLEQLSEEKTPEGLPRVTKSKVNEYYEKIEAVASKIVSQVPDTEVSDEPFGKDSTSGSSPKLEDDPRSPTSPQLRRRIVPASSKDQSFDAADADSSKPVKLDTAAQAHIEKHRKLQEDLTDEMVGLARQLKERSQAISQSVQNTEKILDSTEEAIEQSLASTGHATTRATKIYSQSSKTSCFQWLLIFAMTCVFIMVVLLIRVT, from the exons ATGGTTAGGAATTTGATGATGGGGATAAGCAAAACGGAGATCAATTTCCGGAGATTGCTTTCGGCTGCACCTAATCAGCAAAATCAATCGAAGCTTATGCAT TATGTTGCTACATTGAGGGAACTGTTAGAACAACTCTCCGAAGAGAAGACCCCTGAAGGGCTTCCCAG AGTTACAAAGTCTAAGGTTAATGAGTACTATGAGAAGATTGAAGCTGTTGCTTCCAAGATAGTTTCTCAAGTG CCTGACACAGAGGTATCTGATGAACCCTTTGGAAAAGATTCGACTAGTGGCAGCTCACCGAAATTAGAAGATGATCCTCGAAGCCCCACTTCCCCACAGCTGAGAAGAAGAATCGT GCCTGCAAGTTCCAAGGACCAAAGTTTTGATGCTGCTGATGCTGATTCATCAAAACCAGTAAAACTAGACACCGCAGCTCAAGCGCACATTGAGAAGCATAG AAAGCTTCAAGAGGATCTAACTGATGAAATGGTGGGACTTGCAAGACAACTCAAGGAGAGAAGTCAAGCGATAAGCCAATCTGTGCAAAATACAGAGAAG ATACTTGACTCCACCGAGGAGGCCATTGAGCAAAGCTTAGCAAGCACAGGACACGCGACAACAAGAGCGACGAAGATATATTCACAAAGCTCAAAGACAAGTTGCTTCCAGTGGCTATTGATCTTCGCCATGACCTGTGTGTTCATAATGGTTGTCCTGTTGATCCGAGTCACATAG
- the LOC104699147 gene encoding probable mannose-1-phosphate guanylyltransferase 2, with the protein MKALILVGGFGTRLRPLTLSFPKPLVDFANKPMILHQIEALKAIGVDEVILTINYEPEQLLVMSNFSREVETNLGIKITCSQETEPLGTAGPLALAREKLVDGSDQPFFVLNSDVISEYPLEEFIAFHNAHGGEASIMVTKVDEPSKYGVVVMEEATGKVERFVEKPKLYVGNKINAGIYLLNPSVLDQIELRPTSIEKEIFPQIAEAEKLYAMVLPGFWMDIGQPRDYIIGLRLYLDSLRKKSPSKLANGPHIVGNVLVDETAEIGEGCLIGPDCVIESGVRLSRCTVMRGAHVKRYSCVSSSIIGWHSTVGQWARVENMSILGKNVHLYDEIYCNGGVVLHNKEIKSDIMKPDIVM; encoded by the exons atgaaggctCTTATTCTTGTTGGAGGTTTTGGGACTCGTTTAAGACCATTGACTCTCAGTTTCCCAAAGCCTCTTGTTGATTTCGCTAATAAACCAATGATCCTACATCAG ATAGAGGCACTTAAGGCTATTGGAGTTGATGAAGTCATTTTGACAATTAATTACGAGCCAGAG CAACTGCTAGTGATGTCGAACTTCTCAAGGGAGGTAGAGACAAATCTCGGGATCAAGATCACCTGCTCGCAAGAGACTGAGCCTTTAGGTACAGCTGGTCCTTTGGCTTTAGCCAGGGAAAAATTGGTTGATGGCTCTGATCAGCCATTCTTTGTCCTTAACAGCGATGTTATTAGTGAATACCCGCTTGAAGAGTTTATTGCTTTTCACAATGCTCATGGAGGAGAGGCCTCTATAATGGTGACAAAG GTGGATGAGCCTTCGAAATATGGAGTAGTGGTTATGGAAGAAGCCACAGGGAAAGTGGAAAGGTTTGTCGAAAAGCCGAAACTATATGTTGGTAACAAGATCAATGCTGGGATTTATCTTCTAAATCCTTCAGTTCTTGACCAGATTGAGCTAAGACCAACTTCAATTGAGAAAGAGATCTTCCCCCAAATCGCAGAAGCTGAAAAACTCTATGCAATGGTGCTTCCTGGATTCTGGATGGACATTGGTCAACCACGAGACTACATTATTGGTCTTAGACTTTACTTAGACTCTCTGAGGAAGAAGTCTCCTTCAAAGTTAGCCAATGGTCCACACATTGTTGGGAATGTTCTAGTGGATGAAACCGCAGAGATTGGAGAAGGGTGTTTGATTGGCCCTGACTGCGTCATTGAGTCCGGGGTTAGACTTTCACGATGCACGGTGATGCGTGGGGCACACGTGAAGAGGTACTCGTGTGTCTCAAGTAGTATCATTGGGTGGCACTCGACGGTCGGACAATGGGCTAGGGTCGAGAACATGTCCATACTTGGGAAAAATGTTCATTTGTACGATGAGATTTATTGTAATGGAGGGGTTGTTTTGCATAACAAAGAGATCAAATCAGACATCATGAAGCCAGATATAGTCATGTGA
- the LOC109133493 gene encoding uncharacterized protein LOC109133493 isoform X1, whose product MDNPPPATIMLINLPEATEGMFGTGFHSTDEKEYNIVPENDGWFQLIEGARDSESTREIRRGKQFTLEKSCSESSREYSPFYCCLCCFDAQTFESFNLHLNGEKHIQLGSCFFTHLPDQASLDSHPKTATTMVIEEEPPKTSFCFFFSSIYMNLNFIE is encoded by the exons ATGGATAATCCACCTCCGGCTACAATAATGCTCATAAATCTTCCCGAAGCCACTGAGGGCATGTTTGGTACTGGTTTTCACTCAACAGATGAGAAGGAATACAACATTGTTCCGGAAAATGATGGATGGTTTCAACTGATTGAAG gtgCAAGAGATTCAGAGTCTACCCGCGAGATAAGAAGAGGTAAACAGTTTACTCTGGAGAAGTCATGCAGTGAATCGAGTCGTGAATATTCCCCGTTCTATTGCTGTTTATGCTGTTTTGATGCCCAAACCTTTGAAAGTTTCAATCTTCATCTCAATGGTGAAAAACATATCCAACTAGGAAGCTGCTTTTTCACACATTTACCCGATCAGGCTTCCCTTGATTCTCATCCCAAGACTGCAACTACCATGGTGATTGAGGAGGAGCCACCAAAGAcaagtttttgcttttttttttctagtatatatatgaatttgaattttattgagTAA
- the LOC109133493 gene encoding uncharacterized protein LOC109133493 isoform X2 produces the protein MDNPPPATIMLINLPEATEGMFGTGFHSTDEKEYNIVPENDGWFQLIEGARDSESTREIRREKEKKKEKNNHNNTTYSKDFGRG, from the exons ATGGATAATCCACCTCCGGCTACAATAATGCTCATAAATCTTCCCGAAGCCACTGAGGGCATGTTTGGTACTGGTTTTCACTCAACAGATGAGAAGGAATACAACATTGTTCCGGAAAATGATGGATGGTTTCAACTGATTGAAG gtgCAAGAGATTCAGAGTCTACCCGCGAGATAAGAAGAG aaaaggagaaaaagaaggagaaaaacaatcACAATAATACCACCTACTCCAAAG ACTTTGGTAGAGGCTAa